In Anaerolineae bacterium, one genomic interval encodes:
- a CDS encoding zinc-binding dehydrogenase, producing MKARGVVFTAPEKVEVWDVEVPDPGPKDVLIRVLYSGVSIGTEGWILKNGYKGVTYPLVTGYQHCGIAEKVGAEVQGIAEGDLVYCGHSRLASDIRPMWAGHLSYSVQDAAQVIKVPPKVLPEEAALGVMPGVPWHGIQLTGINPGDLVVVIGLGLVGQFAVQLAQTKGATVIASEVLEKRRALARECGAEIVLDPRTDDVEARVKAIKPEGADVIIDTSANADAVNASFEWIRRDGRYCFQGYYSGLTPLDLYLPHVKQITFYNPTSYEGIPTMFSYIEQGLLKVKPLITHYFEGEDAPQAYDLMLRSPQETVGIVLRWHRD from the coding sequence ATGAAAGCACGAGGGGTGGTGTTCACCGCTCCCGAGAAGGTCGAGGTGTGGGACGTAGAGGTGCCCGATCCGGGGCCCAAGGACGTGCTGATCAGAGTGCTCTACTCGGGAGTGAGCATCGGCACCGAGGGCTGGATCCTCAAGAACGGCTACAAGGGGGTGACCTACCCCCTGGTGACGGGCTACCAGCACTGCGGCATCGCCGAGAAGGTAGGAGCCGAGGTCCAGGGCATCGCCGAAGGCGACCTGGTGTACTGCGGGCACAGCCGCCTGGCGAGCGACATCCGCCCCATGTGGGCCGGGCACCTGAGCTACTCCGTCCAGGATGCCGCCCAGGTGATCAAGGTGCCACCCAAGGTCCTGCCCGAAGAAGCGGCGCTGGGAGTCATGCCCGGGGTGCCCTGGCACGGCATCCAGCTCACCGGCATCAACCCGGGGGACCTAGTGGTGGTAATCGGGCTGGGGCTGGTGGGGCAGTTCGCGGTGCAGTTGGCCCAGACCAAAGGAGCCACCGTCATCGCCAGCGAGGTGCTGGAGAAGCGAAGGGCCCTGGCGCGGGAGTGCGGGGCGGAGATCGTCCTCGACCCTCGCACCGACGACGTGGAGGCCAGGGTGAAGGCCATCAAGCCCGAGGGGGCGGACGTCATCATCGACACCTCCGCCAACGCCGACGCCGTCAACGCCTCCTTCGAGTGGATCCGGCGGGACGGCCGGTACTGCTTCCAGGGCTACTACTCCGGCCTGACTCCCCTGGACCTGTACCTTCCCCACGTCAAGCAGATCACCTTCTACAACCCCACCAGCTACGAGGGCATACCCACCATGTTCTCGTACATAGAGCAGGGCTTGCTGAAGGTGAAACCGCTGATCACCCACTACTTCGAGGGCGAGGACGCGCCTCAGGCCTACGACCTGATGCTGCGCTCGCCCCAGGAGACGGTGGGCATCGTCCTGCGCTGGCACCGGGACTAG
- a CDS encoding zinc-binding dehydrogenase, with the protein MVRQLGSVALEEVPEPVPNKYQAVAEVLCWATCNSTDYRVVHGNMGWNTPLPLILGHETVGRVIEVGPKVRSYRVGDVLLRVTAVYPGTTMGEYSSALGSFTTIGLATDTRAMQEDDLDTSGLVITHFLHQKVPAEMDPADAAMIINLREALSWVKALDVAGKTVLVVGDGPVGLGFVQAAAVRDAAEVILAGHHDERLAVGRQVGATRTINGREADVSQAVADLTSGQGVDVLVDCIGDQKALAQALSWVKPDGKVAAYGSPKIPPTGPKPDDPRIAKIRTDEPGAHDEVLRLIEAGRIDPSRFYSDRLRFHHIGEAIRRIGSREAVGKVVLFP; encoded by the coding sequence GTGGTACGGCAGTTGGGCTCCGTGGCCCTTGAGGAAGTGCCGGAGCCCGTCCCCAACAAGTATCAGGCGGTGGCCGAGGTGCTCTGCTGGGCCACCTGCAACAGCACCGACTACCGGGTGGTGCACGGGAACATGGGCTGGAACACCCCTCTGCCTCTGATTCTGGGCCACGAGACCGTGGGCCGGGTGATCGAGGTGGGGCCGAAGGTGCGCAGCTACCGGGTGGGAGACGTGCTCCTGCGGGTCACCGCCGTCTACCCCGGGACCACGATGGGGGAGTACAGCTCCGCCCTGGGGAGCTTCACCACCATCGGCCTGGCCACCGACACCCGGGCCATGCAGGAGGACGACCTGGACACCAGCGGGCTGGTGATCACCCACTTCCTGCACCAGAAGGTGCCGGCGGAGATGGACCCAGCCGATGCCGCCATGATCATCAACCTGCGGGAGGCCCTCAGCTGGGTGAAGGCCCTGGACGTGGCCGGCAAGACGGTGCTGGTGGTGGGGGACGGGCCGGTGGGGCTGGGCTTCGTCCAGGCGGCCGCCGTGAGAGACGCGGCCGAGGTCATCCTGGCGGGGCACCACGACGAGAGGCTGGCGGTGGGCCGCCAGGTGGGCGCCACCCGCACCATCAACGGCCGGGAGGCCGACGTGTCCCAGGCGGTGGCAGACCTCACCAGCGGGCAGGGAGTGGACGTCCTGGTGGACTGCATCGGTGACCAGAAGGCGCTGGCCCAGGCGTTGAGCTGGGTGAAGCCGGACGGCAAGGTGGCCGCCTACGGCTCGCCCAAGATACCGCCTACCGGCCCCAAGCCCGACGATCCCCGCATCGCCAAGATCCGCACCGACGAGCCCGGCGCCCACGACGAAGTCCTGCGGCTGATCGAGGCCGGCCGGATAGACCCCAGCCGGTTCTACTCCGATCGGCTGCGCTTCCACCACATCGGCGAAGCCATCCGCCGGATCGGCTCCCGGGAGGCAGTGGGCAAAGTGGTGCTGTTTCCGTAG